A region of Micropterus dolomieu isolate WLL.071019.BEF.003 ecotype Adirondacks linkage group LG01, ASM2129224v1, whole genome shotgun sequence DNA encodes the following proteins:
- the lipib gene encoding lipase member H → MQPHRLLSLLGVIVLCNGQEDSGTDESCDNFTDLNLSHCFMGTSLYVRLLLYTRSNLDCGRELNHHNLSSQPLFNLSHPTAFVIHGYRPTGAPPIWINHLVHLLAEQEDMNIIVVDWNRGAANLNYFTAVAYTSEAAHNLTGFIMTMQEEGASLSSVHLIGVSLGAHLAGYVGANLKGKIGRITAFGLRGAHGHIDFYANGGADQPGCPKTIFAGKSYFVCDHQRSVFLFLCSLNRTCSLTGYPCSSYSDFLDGRCMQCEAFKPAPCPVLGYDVSQWRETLLKLGQTKVFFSTTATLPYRKLSYRVDMVTWNQYLRWAFVYIRLHSGRNFTEARIDNKLIRFEQYTSTRLLAQFDEDLQQVQKISIRINTGNVIGPRYKIRLLQIRFTPLDRPERPIMCRFDIIMDENTEVTFRPLPCNSHL, encoded by the exons ATGCAGCCCCACAGACTCCTGAGTCTGCTGGGAGTCATCGTGCTCTGCAACg GCCAGGAGGACAGCGGGACGGACGAGTCCTGCGATAACTTCACAGACCTCAACCTGTCTCACTGCTTCATGGGAACCAGCCTGTACGTCCGGCTGCTGCTCTACACCCGCTCCAACCTCGACTGCGGCCGTGAGCTCAACCACCACAACCTGTCCTCCCAGCCTCTCTTCAACCTCTCCCACCCCACCGCCTTCGTCATCCACGGCTACCGGCCCACCGGAGCGCCCCCCATCTGGATAAACCACTTGGTTCACCTGCTGGCCGAGCAGGAGGACATGAATATTATCGTGGTGGACTGGAACAGAGGGGCGGCCAACCTCAACTACTTCACCGCTGTGGCCTACACGAGCGAGGCAGCTCACAACCTCACCGGCTTCATCATGACTATGCAG GAGGAAGGAGCGTCTCTGAGCTCGGTTCACCTCATCGGTGTCAGTCTAGGAGCTCACCTGGCTGGATATGTAGGAGCAAATCTGAAGGGGAAGATTGGACGCATCACTG CGTTTGGACTGAGAGGAGCCCATGGTCATATTGACTTCTACGCAAACGGTGGAGCAGACCAACCAGGGTGTCCCAAAACCATCTTTGcag GTAAATCTTATTTTGTGTGTGACCACCAGCGCTCGGTGTTTCTGTTCTTGTGCTCTCTGAACCGAACCTGCAGCCTCACAGGTTACCCCTGCTCGTCTTACAGCGACTTCCTGGATGGGCGGTGTATGCAGTGTGAGGCCTTTAAACCTGCACCCTGTCCTGTGCTTG GTTATGATGTCAGCCAGTGGAGGGAGACTCTGCTGAAGCTCGGACAGACCAAAGTCTTCTTCAGCACCACGGCCACGCTGCCCTACCGGA AGCTGAGCTACAGAGTGGACATGGTGACCTGGAACCAGTACCTCCGCTGGGCGTTCGTCTACATCCGGCTGCACAGTGGCAGAAACTTCACAGAGGCGCGAATAGACAA TAAACTGATCCGGTTCGAGCAGTACACCTCCACGCGGCTGCTGGCCCAGTTTGATGAGGATCTGCAGCAAGTCCAGAAGATCTCTATACGCATCAACACCGGCAACGTGATCGGCCCTCGTTATAAAATCAGACTCCTGCAAATTCGCTTCACGCCGCTGGACCGTCCTGAGAG